In Mesorhizobium sp. J428, the genomic window CTCGGCTTCATCAACCACCAGCGCTCGCGCATCGACCGCCGTTCGGTCCGCGTCAGCCTGACCCCGAAGGGAGCGGCCGTGGCGGATGTCGTCGGCAAGCTCTACGAGCGCCACGTCGGATCGATCGAGCAGGTCGGCGGCATCAATTCGGAAGAGTTCAAGCAGATGAACCGTGCCCTGCAGCGCCTCGATCGCTTCTGGAACGACACGATCGCCTATCGGATGTGATCGGACAGGACCCGGAAATCCGCCTTTGATGGGGCTTTTCCCGAAGGCGGCTGCGCGGCCAGACAGGCCGCCGCGCAACTACGTTGTTCGCCCGTGGTGCCGCTCGCTCTATTGCGAGGGCACCAACGGCGGGAGCTTAACGATATCTCTGAGCGACAGTGGCGACTGCAGAATACGGCGTGCCGCCGGATGACGCATTCCGCCGACATCTCCCGGCTTCTTCCTGTGGCTGATACTCCGGCTCTCCGGCGGTCTGCGTCCGGTGCCGAAAAGTTCACAGCTGTGAAAGTTTCTATCTCATCCGCGAAATCGTTGACTTGATCCGGCGCGGGCCGGATGCTTCCCGAAAGATTGGCTGAAGCCAGTCCTTGGGAGGATGCGTGACGCTTCGGCATCGCTGGAGGCCCGTTCGCTGAATGCGCCGGGAGCCTAGAGCGGCATGTGTCGCGCGACGGTTCGTGAGGCCCCGTCATCTCTCCCAACGACCGGCCGTTCGTTTAGGGAAGGTAATGACATGATTGACCGGAACCGGAGTGGAAATGGCGCTTCGCAGGCGAGGCGCGTGGACGTCATCGTCGTGGGTGCAGGCTTTGGCGGCATGTACGCCACCTACAAGTTCCGCGAGATGGGCAAGAACGTTGTCTCGATCGAGGCCGGCGGCGACGTGGGAGGCGTCTGGTACTGGAACCGCTATCCGGGCGCGCGCTGCGACCTGATGAGCGTCGACTACAGCTACGGCTTTTCCCCCGAGATCGAGCAGGAATGGACCTGGAGCGAGCAGTTCGCGGGCCAGCCCGAAATCCTCGCCTATGCCAACTTCGTCGCCGACAAGCTCGACCTGCGCAAGCACTACCTGTTCAACACACGCGTCGTGAGCGCGGTCTGGAACGAGGCGACCAAGGTCTGGCGCGCCACGACGGACAAAGGCGAAGTCCTGGAAGCCCCGTACTGCATCATGACGACGGGCCCGCTCTCGATCCCGAAGGATCCCGATATCCCGGGTATCGACAAGTTCAAGGGTCTGCTTCTGCGTGCGCAAACATGGCCGCACGAGCCGGTCAGCTTCGAAGGCAAGCGCGTCGGCCTGATCGGGACAGGCTCTACCGGCATCCAGGTGGTGCAGGAGGTCGGGCGCAAGGCGGGGGAACTGTTCGTCTTCCAGCGCACGCCGAGCTTTACGCTCCCGATGCGCAACCACGTCATCGACGCGGACTATGCGGCCGAGATGAAGCGCAACTATCGCGCCATGCGCGAGGCGATGCGCAACAATCCGACCGGCGGCACACGCCCGGCGACGACGCGGCCCTATTTCAGCCTGCCGCCGCAGCAGCGCCAACAGGTGATGGAACACGCCTGGATCAATGGCGGCCACACCTTCCTCGGCTCTTTCTCGGACCTGATGACCAATGAGGAGGCGAACGAGCAGGTCGCCGATTTCGTCCGCGACAAGATCGGCCAGATCGTCAAGGATCCGAAGACGGCGGAAGCGCTGAAGCCGCGCGGCTATCCGATCTTCGCCCGGCGCCCTTGCCTCGATACCGAATACTACGAGACCTACAATCTGCCGAACGTGCGTCTGGTCAACGTCAAGGAAGACCCGATCGTCGAGATCACCGAGAAGGGTATTCGCACAAAGAGCGGCGAGACCGAACTCGACATCCTGATCTTCGCCACCGGCTACGACGCGCTCACCGGCGCGCTTTTGGCCTTCGACGTCGTCGGCCGCGACGGCCGCACCCTAAAGGACAAGTGGAAGAGCGGTCCGCGTTCCTATCTCGGCTTCATGCTGGAAGGCTTCCCGAACCTGTTCGCGCCGAGCGGACCCAACGGTCCTGCCGCGCTGGCCAACCTGATCACCATCGCCGAGCACGACGTCGACTGGATAGCGGACATGATCTCCTGGATGGAGACGAACGGTGTGAGCACGGTCGAGCCGACGGTGGAGGCAGAGGAAGGCTGGATGAGGATGGTGCTGGCGATGGCTGAGAAATCTCTCATCCGCAAGGCGAACACCTGGTGGGTCGGCGCCAACGTCAAGGGAAAGCCTCAGGGCCTGACCATGTTCATCGGCGGTTTCGCCAAGTATCGCGAACTATGCGAAGCCGCCGCGCAGAACCGCAAGGCGAATTTCGTTTTCGACCGCCCGGCGGTGACGGCTGCGGCCTGACGCAGAAGTCCGCGACCGACGAGTCTCTCGGGCCGGCGCGCGCGCCGGCATTTCCGTGTTCCGTCGCGCCGGCGAATAACGCCATCGTGAGTTGGCTGGGCCACCGTAACGCCATATTTGCGTGAAATCGCAGAAGACGAAGAGGGTCTCCGTATGCATCGCCCGCGACAGGTTTCCGGGCGGACGCCTGATCGGTCGTCGTCATGGTTGGCGATATGTTAACCGCGCCGACCTAGCCTCAGGCCGATTGCCGCACGGACAGAC contains:
- a CDS encoding NAD(P)/FAD-dependent oxidoreductase, which codes for MDVIVVGAGFGGMYATYKFREMGKNVVSIEAGGDVGGVWYWNRYPGARCDLMSVDYSYGFSPEIEQEWTWSEQFAGQPEILAYANFVADKLDLRKHYLFNTRVVSAVWNEATKVWRATTDKGEVLEAPYCIMTTGPLSIPKDPDIPGIDKFKGLLLRAQTWPHEPVSFEGKRVGLIGTGSTGIQVVQEVGRKAGELFVFQRTPSFTLPMRNHVIDADYAAEMKRNYRAMREAMRNNPTGGTRPATTRPYFSLPPQQRQQVMEHAWINGGHTFLGSFSDLMTNEEANEQVADFVRDKIGQIVKDPKTAEALKPRGYPIFARRPCLDTEYYETYNLPNVRLVNVKEDPIVEITEKGIRTKSGETELDILIFATGYDALTGALLAFDVVGRDGRTLKDKWKSGPRSYLGFMLEGFPNLFAPSGPNGPAALANLITIAEHDVDWIADMISWMETNGVSTVEPTVEAEEGWMRMVLAMAEKSLIRKANTWWVGANVKGKPQGLTMFIGGFAKYRELCEAAAQNRKANFVFDRPAVTAAA